The genomic window GCGCCGCGTGACACCCATCCCTGTCAGCGCGCCAAGAACGCCACGCTGGTCGGCAGGTTGACGGTCAGCGGTTGGCCAGCCGGTTCCAGCTTTCCGCTGCGCGCGTTGCGCCGGAACAGGGTCACGCTATTGCTGCCCTGGTTTGCAACCAGCAGCCATTTGCCGTTGGGATGCAACCGGAAAGACCAGGGCACCTTGCCGCCGCTGGGCACGCGCTGCACCTCCTGCAAGGTGCCGTCGCGCCGTACCGCATAGACACCGATCGTGTCCTCCCCACGGGTGGAGGTATAGACGAAGCGCCCATCGGTACTGACGGCAATCTCCGCCCCCTTGATGGTGTCAGCCTCGTCATCCGTACCCGTGGCGATAGACTGGAGCAGCGTCAGGCCGCCGGTCTTCGTGTCCTGGCGGTATACCCAGATGACCGGGCTGAACTCCGACATCAAATATACATAGCGTCCCTTGGGATGCAGCGCGACATGGCGGGGGCCGGTGCCGGGTGGAAGGCTGACCGACGGTTCAGCGGCGGGGACCAGACTGCCCTGGCCTGCATCGTAGCGATAGACGAACAGCTTGTCCGCCCCCAGGTCGGGCACAAAGAGATATTTGCCGCCGGCATCCAGCGCCACGCCATGGGCATGCGGCGATGTCTGACGGGGCTTTGGGCCTGTACCGACATTCTGCACCGTGGATGTGGGTGCCGACACCGTGCCATCCGATGCGACAGGCAAAACGCCCGCTGTGCCCGAGCGGAAATTTGCGGTGAAGATGGCCTTGCCCTTGGCATCGAAGGTCAGATGGGTGGCACCGGCCCCGCCGGAATCGGCGCTGGAAATCACCGTCAGGCGACCTTCATCCCCTGCGGGGCGCAGGACCAGGACGCGGCCCCGCGTCTCGTTCGCGGCCTTGTCGTCGCTGGCGGC from Niveispirillum cyanobacteriorum includes these protein-coding regions:
- a CDS encoding lactonase family protein encodes the protein MLVLAGPVAAQPCEGTDFYIGTQGSGPGQGIFAARLDERQGILCLVGLAAELERPTWIEAHPTRPLLYAASDDKAANETRGRVLVLRPAGDEGRLTVISSADSGGAGATHLTFDAKGKAIFTANFRSGTAGVLPVASDGTVSAPTSTVQNVGTGPKPRQTSPHAHGVALDAGGKYLFVPDLGADKLFVYRYDAGQGSLVPAAEPSVSLPPGTGPRHVALHPKGRYVYLMSEFSPVIWVYRQDTKTGGLTLLQSIATGTDDEADTIKGAEIAVSTDGRFVYTSTRGEDTIGVYAVRRDGTLQEVQRVPSGGKVPWSFRLHPNGKWLLVANQGSNSVTLFRRNARSGKLEPAGQPLTVNLPTSVAFLAR